CTCACTCTTGTTGGTTCCACTGGTCTCATCGCCGTTTGGTCCGGGGCTCTGTCTCTCGAGGATGCTGCTGGTTCTGGATCAGTCGCCTTTTTCGTGCTCCTCGAGACCCTTCCTAGCTGGGTTGTTGGCATTGTGCTCGTCATGGTCGTCACCATGAGCACAGCTGCCTTTGACAGTCTTCAGTCTGCTATGGTCTCCTCCGGCTCCAACGATCTCTTCcgcaacaagctcaacatctGGTACATCCGTGCCTTTGTcgttctcatcatcatccctgtcatcgtcatcgctctCAAGGCCCCCTCCGTTCTTCAGATCTGGCTCATCACCGATCTCATCTCCGCTGCCACAATTCCCGTCCTGGTGATCGGTCTCGTCGACAAGTTCTACTGGTGGCGTGGCTTTGAGGTCGTTGTCGGTGGTCTCGGAGGTATCCTGActgtcttcatctttggaTGCATCTACTACGGCAACGCTCAGGAGGCCGGTGAGCTTCTCCTTGTGCAGAAGGGTCTCTACGGCAATGACTGGAGTGCCTTTGGCGCTTTCGTCGCTGCCCCTGTCGGAAGTCTTCTCTGGGGCTGTGGTGCTCTTGCCCTCCGTCTTTCTTACCAGTACATGTCTGCTAAGATCCGAGGGCATCGctttgatgctcttgatcGCCCCGTGGACCTTCGTCCTTCAAGCACGGAGGAGGATGTCCCCACTGAGAACCTCGTTTCTTCGACACCTGGCAAGTTCTTTTAAAAGGGGGACACTAAGCAGATGCCTCTGGATTCTGTTCTATCATAAAAGTTTGGCAATCAATTGGGGGTTTGATATAACATCGGTTTCGTGGTTGGAAGGTTTGGCGAAAAGTAATCGACAGGTTAATCAAGAAGATTTACACCAGTATTTCAGCCTAAACCTAATTGTTCAACTCGGTAGTTCCCATGCTGTAACCTTTTTACAGACCTGCAGCGCTAGCTCAGGACTCGCATAGCATGTGAATTACTACGTCTGCCAGCTTAATCAATTATTTTGTCCCGATGAAAACGGAGCCAGGACAGGCCATAACCTGCCTGGTGATAGCACTCGGTTTCTATGATAAGACGCCAGGAATACCATAATGACAATCTAGAATATGGCATCCCCAGTATTTCATAATCCAGCAGAAATACCACTGTACAACACCCAATGCCAAATCAAACGACCTGCTCTCATATGCCTTTCAACAATACTGTCTTCAATGTCACATTTTGCATATGATCTTCAAACATGCTCTCAATTGCACCATCACACATATCAACAATTGATCCCTTGAACTGAATTGGAGAAGAACTTGATAGCCGTCCGTTCGCCGGTCTCAATGCTAAGGTATTCTAAAATATAGTACAAAACATGCCCATCGTACAATATACACTCTCATTTTACATGTTCCCTCCTCCGCTCACTAACATCATGAGCATTACAGCGCATTTATACAATTTTGCAcctttttttatttttatttcaGAGGCCCTTCCCATCCAGCTCGCTTGGCCTGCTCCCTGGTGATCCAatcctgctcctcctggaACGCCTCTAGTGTTGTTGGAGAAATGGTTCCCCATATACGCCATGGCCCAGCCTGGAATGTCTTCTCGCTGATCTGTCGTGAGACCACCACGTATTCCATCTTGTCCTGCACCTTTGTGCTTCCGGGGATGAGCTCGCCGGTGGCCTTCTTGTATTTCGCTACCTTTTGTGTTGAGGCAATCGCAACAACGGCCTGCTCTGTGCTGTGTTCCTTATCGTGAGGGTTCACGTTGTGGACCTGGTGTGCCATCACACGAGGGTACGCCCATGTCGAATTGagcttgacaagctcaaatGTAACACGTTCAGCGGGATTTCGACGATCGATAGcggcgatgagcttctttccGAATTGACCCAGACATAACTCGTTGACAGCGGCCTTGtcaccagcagcaaaagcCCCGAGCATCTCAATGTACATATTCTTCGCTGTGGGTGCAATCTTGCTTCGGGCGATCTTCCACTTTGGCCGTGTTGTCCAGTCAGGCATAGACTTGAGTTTCATCTGGAGGAGGGAGAAGTATTCGAATCCAAATTGTCGGAGTCGGTACCACGAGTAGTTAAAGAGATTGGAGGCGCCGGAGGGGTATCGTGAGAATGGGAGAGAGACAAATGTGCCTTTTGCGCTGTTAGTCCTCTCTCATGGTTCAAATTACTTGTCTACAGCCTCGATTGGCGCATCGAGAAGCCTGGGATCCTAATAATCCCCATCATAACTCACCAGGAAATAGAGGGCCACCTCCACCCTTAAAGTACTCATcgttggccttcttctgaaTCGCCGACATCGATTGAGTATCCGTCTTCTTGGTATCCTTATAAGCCGCCTTCTGCATCTCTCGCAGAATCTTTCCCTTGGAGGGCATCGACATGTGTCGACATTGTACCCTCGCCGCTCCGAGAACGCTCTGGCGCAGAGCGGCCGGGCGTAGCGCCATTGCCGAGGAAGACATTGGCGACCCTTTTGTTACGAGTTTGCTGGACCGAGAGAATCGAGACGTGGAAGTGGTTTATAGGGACACCCGGTGGTTACCCGCGGCGCAGAGTCATTATCGAGCTTGAGCTGGCTTCGGCAAACTACGTCTTCGGCCGTTGAAGAATTTCTTGGGGTTCTGAGCTGATGGCGGATCAAATATGCCCCGCCGACCGATGCCGGTGGGTGGTGAAAATGTGGGGGATCTCCAGCTTGAATTGGGCCAATTAGCACATGCTAGACATGTGTAGATTATCAACATCCCCAGTTGCAGAACCGCAACTTCACAACGGCATCATAGTTCCACGGCCTGAAATTCGACCAAAGGGCCAATTTTAGTCTTTGTACTGTGGTCCTGCTTATATCTCATGTTATCAGACTCTCGGTGAGCCAATTGGGCTCTAGTAAACTACTTGCGACAGCTTTAAACTCGATATCATATCTAAACACCAAAATTGCCCATCATGAGGGCCTCACAAACACTCTTCTCAAGAGGCTTCTTCGGCCGAAGTATGGATGAGCTCAGACGGCGCACGCAAATAGGTAGATCCCACTCAAGCTTCATAATGTTGAGGAGCTAACTGTCGCAGCTGTGAGCTTCGAGGCCATCAAAGGCGCTACACAGCCCAAGCCTCTTTACGAGTTCAACACCGCCGATAGCGTCCGCGACTGCATCGTCATGACTGACAAGACCATCGGTGGCTTCTCAGAGAGTAATTTCGACTTCCACAAGTCCAccgacatcaacaacgacCCCAAGATACCCTCCGCCTATGCCCGTTTTCATGGCAACATCTCTACTCGCCTCCCCTCCGACCGCCCCAATATCCAACGAACTGGCTTTGCCGGCTTTCGATCCCCAGACCAGAGGCCCACTGCTTTTGGCCGTTCCATGTGGGATATCGATCCATACATCTACCTCGCCCTACGTGTCAAGTCAGATGGCCGCAGTTACTTCGTCAACTTACAAACCGAGAGTGTCGAACCATCAGATTTACATCAACATCGATTATTCCCTAAGCGTCCAGGCCAATGGGAAACAGTGTTGATAAAATGGAACGACTTTGTCAGGACGAATCACGGCTTTGTGGTGGAACCTCAGACTGAGATGCTTCGACAGAAGGTCTTGACCGTGGGTATTGGACTAACAGATCGTGTTGATGGTCCGTTTGAGCTGTGTATCGAGAGAGTGTGGGCCACCAATGATCCCAGTGAGGTAGAAGTGACAGAAGAACCCAAGGCTGAGACTGTGGCAGAGGGAGGCCAGCTAAGGAACAAGAAGGGCGAAAAAGTACGGTGGTAGACAAACAAGCATTCTTGGTGTTATATGGGGGATATAGCATCATTGCGTGTGTATTCGTAAAGCTTCATGTTCTTGGATAGGAATCCTCTCTAGGGCTTGCTGAAATATTACCCCGTCCCTGTATAAATAAATGGTATAATGAACTCCCATATCTCGTTTCTAGCCATGCCAATGATTTATATTTGCCATTACCAACTCCTACCCGTCAAGACTGAGTGATTCAGCAGTTTTCCGCAATGACACGTACGCTGCGGCGTAATCTGCAGCCAGAACCATATCCCCAGTCAGCTTCATGATCATTGCCTTCTTTGCCATCATTTGGCATTGCATGTTGATGTCTTCGATGCTTGAGTAATGATCGAAAGACTTCTGTACAGCTGCGAGAGCTTTCGTCATGTATTCCGATCGTTTGGCTGACTTGGGTTCGCAATTACCAGCAAGTCCCATGTTGGCATCGGCGAGGTAGCTGTAGAGCTGGGCTGTCAGACTCTCAGTCTCACACTCCAGGGAACGGGGTATGACGGCCAACagaagctgagaagctgCTTCAAATTCCTTCAAAGAGACCAAAATATTCGACACAGAACCAATCGCCTGCCAGAGGCAGGGTATGAGACGAGCTCCCCACGATATACTCGCTGCCCGCATCGCTGTTGTGAACCCTCGTTGCGGCCGGCCACACTTGTCAAGAAGGGAGGCTTTTAGGAGTAggagcttgaccttgagtaccacatccttcttctcattctcTAGTTGCGACATCATGCTGTCGACTTTTGCAAAGGCTGCTTGAAGATCTCCACGACGAGTGAGATAGTCAATGTGGAGGGTGTCCACCAAAAACGCCATATCAGGTTCAAGGTCATCCATCTTTGATTGGAGGATCTGAGATAGAAGCCGTTCAGCTCCTTCGAGATTGTTGTGATGTAAATCTCTTTTCAGCTTGATGAAACCTCGGTACTTGTGCCAGTACTGACTGGGCTTCCAGGATCTCAGTGAATTATCCTCCAAGTCTTCCAGTTTAGTCATTGCATCGTCATATTTTCCTCGTGAAACAAGTAATAGAGCGAGTCGGCAAGTCAACTTCAGCTCATCATCGAAGATGGCATTGCGGGCGTGGCATTTCAGGAAGACCTCGCAGGTCGCTGACGACAGGGTCGAGAGCCCAAGCCTGTCCCATAGAGCTGAAGTGAGAGAAAGGTGTGACCCAAACATGTTGTTCATGTTCCTCTCTATGATGATGTGAGAGCTTCGCACAATTGACTCAAAAGCCGTAGCCACACTGTCACCGTTCAATAGTCCGAGCTTTGCTTCGCTGAGGAGAACAGAGCTCCATAGCGTGAACATCCCTGTCTCTCTGGCCTTAACACGGAGAAAGGCCAAGCTTTCTTTGCCAGTACCGAGCAGGCTGTTCGATTCCAAATTCTGGACGAGATCGGGATGTGCACGACCGAAGTGGAAGAGCCAGTTCAAGGCGAAGTTGAGGCAAGTCATGTCTCGGTTCTCTCGCGCTGTCGACACGGTTTCAAGCATGGCTGCTACAGCTTCTTTGTAACAACCAAAGTCGGCTTGCAAAACAGCCAAGTTCATCAAAGCGTATTGGTAGAACAGACGATCTCTGTTCTGCATGGTGTAGTCAAAGTAGCGGTGCAGATAGTCGAATGCAGTGGGATAGTCTCCAGCTCTCCACGCATCAAGGAATCTGCCTCATGTTAGCCAGAAGGTTCACTGATGTTGATAGAAGACAACAAACTTGAGATAATGTGTGAGACTAGGAATGAGATAGCTGTCGTTGAGTAGATCATGAAACTGATGACGGATTTCGAGGGGTATTCTGTTTCCAAATTCTAACTATGTCAGCACGCAAAGTAACAGAAGGGGTTTGAGAATGACTGACTCTGCATCTGCTCGATTTGGAACTCCAGGAGGCTCTCGATGTCATCTGTGCTCACAGGGAGCGATCCACTTTGGTCTCCTGTGAGCATATCACCGTACGCCACAGAGGCCAAGTCCATAACGCTCTTGAGGTCCCAATCTTCCTGCTCGCCCACCAAGAGAACATTGTCGAAACTCAGCCGTCCGAAGCCTGGAATCTTGCGCTTGAGATAAGGGGCTGTTGGTTGTCGATATCGCACGAAATGTTTCCATAGCTCTGTGCAGTCGTGGAAGCGTAATCGCTGGTACTCAAGTCGCGATCTGCGC
The window above is part of the Fusarium oxysporum f. sp. lycopersici 4287 chromosome 8, whole genome shotgun sequence genome. Proteins encoded here:
- a CDS encoding hypothetical protein (At least one base has a quality score < 10) is translated as MRASQTLFSRGFFGRSMDELRRRTQIAVSFEAIKGATQPKPLYEFNTADSVRDCIVMTDKTIGGFSESNFDFHKSTDINNDPKIPSAYARFHGNISTRLPSDRPNIQRTGFAGFRSPDQRPTAFGRSMWDIDPYIYLALRVKSDGRSYFVNLQTESVEPSDLHQHRLFPKRPGQWETVLIKWNDFVRTNHGFVVEPQTEMLRQKVLTVGIGLTDRVDGPFELCIERVWATNDPSEVEVTEEPKAETVAEGGQLRNKKGEKVRW
- a CDS encoding anaphase-promoting complex subunit 5 (At least one base has a quality score < 10), with translation MARYLNPAKIGLLALVELYVEGAVPSDAILPVLSFVTSHLVDHSSPKTSADQSERWSKAEKTVSLVISIKEFEKLLGSYPFLMGMPGRRLWDQFLGKLWDINSLDALHKFFDNLSGLLAKTKEERQRLAELGQPVEEEEGIRLSANSPFGAFVRRSRLEYQRLRFHDCTELWKHFVRYRQPTAPYLKRKIPGFGRLSFDNVLLVGEQEDWDLKSVMDLASVAYGDMLTGDQSGSLPVSTDDIESLLEFQIEQMQKFGNRIPLEIRHQFHDLLNDSYLIPSLTHYLKFLDAWRAGDYPTAFDYLHRYFDYTMQNRDRLFYQYALMNLAVLQADFGCYKEAVAAMLETVSTARENRDMTCLNFALNWLFHFGRAHPDLVQNLESNSLLGTGKESLAFLRVKARETGMFTLWSSVLLSEAKLGLLNGDSVATAFESIVRSSHIIIERNMNNMFGSHLSLTSALWDRLGLSTLSSATCEVFLKCHARNAIFDDELKLTCRLALLLVSRGKYDDAMTKLEDLEDNSLRSWKPSQYWHKYRGFIKLKRDLHHNNLEGAERLLSQILQSKMDDLEPDMAFLVDTLHIDYLTRRGDLQAAFAKVDSMMSQLENEKKDVVLKVKLLLLKASLLDKCGRPQRGFTTAMRAASISWGARLIPCLWQAIGSVSNILVSLKEFEAASQLLLAVIPRSLECETESLTAQLYSYLADANMGLAGNCEPKSAKRSEYMTKALAAVQKSFDHYSSIEDINMQCQMMAKKAMIMKLTGDMVLAADYAAAYVSLRKTAESLSLDG